The Pan troglodytes isolate AG18354 chromosome 8, NHGRI_mPanTro3-v2.0_pri, whole genome shotgun sequence genome window below encodes:
- the CDH23 gene encoding cadherin-23 isoform X6 has translation MQSWFQQDPMVGACTTGTRASHPKANPVWLDPFCRNLELAAQAEHEDDLPENLSEIADLWNSPTRTHGTFGREPAAVKPDDDRYLRAAIQEYDNIAKLGQIIREGPIKLIQTELDEEPGDHSPGQGSLRFHHKPPVELKGPDGIHVVHGSTGTLLATDLNSLPEEDQKGLGRSLETLTAAEATAFERNARTESAKSTPLHKLRDVIMETPLEITEL, from the exons ATGCAGTCCTGGTTCCAGCAGGATCCTATGGTGGGAGCATGCACCACAGGCACCAGGGCCTCACACCCCAA AGCCAACCCTGTGTGGCTGGATCCCTTCTGTCGGAACCTGGAGCTGGCCGCCCAGGCGGAGCATGAGGATGACCTACCGGAGAACCTGAGTGAGATCGCTGACCTGTGGAACAGCCCCACGCGCACCCAC GGAACTTTTGGGCGTGAGCCAGCAGCTGTCAAGCCTGATGACGACCGATACCTGCGGGCTGCCATCCAGGAGTATGACAACATTGCCAAGCTGGGCCAGATCATTCGTGAGGGGCCAATCAAG CTGATCCAGACTGAGCTGGACGAGGAGCCAGGAGACCACAGCCCAGGGCAGGGTAGCCTGCGCTTCCACCACAAGCCACCAGTGGAGCTCAAGGGGCCCGATGGGATCCATGTGGTACACGGCAGCACGGGCACGCTGCTGGCCACCGACCTCAACAGTCTGCCCGAGGAAGACCAGAAGGGCCTGGGCCGCTCGCTGGAGACGCTGACCGCTGCCGAGGCCACTGCCTTCGAGCGCAACGCCCGCACAGAATCCGCCAAATCCACACCCCTGCACAAACTTCGTGACGTGATCATGGAGACCCCCCTGGAGATCACAGAGCTGTGA
- the PSAP gene encoding prosaposin codes for MYALFLLASLLGAALAGPVLGLKECTRGSAVWCQNVKTASDCGAVKHCLQTVWNKPTVKSLPCDICKDVVTAAGDMLKDNATEEEILVYLEKTCDWLPKPNMSASCKEIVDSYLPVILDIIKGEMSRPGEVCSALNLCESLQKHLAELNHQKQLESNKIPELDMTEVVAPFMANIPLLLYPQDGPRSKPQPKDNGDVCQDCIQMVTDIQTAVRTNSTFVQALVEHVKEECDRLGPGMADICKNYISQYSEIAIQMMMHMQPKEICALVGFCDEVKEMPMQTLVPAKVASKNVIPALELVEPIKKHEVPAKSDVYCEVCEFLVKEVTKLIDNNKTEKEILDAFDKMCSKLPKSLSEECQEVVDTYGSSILSILLEEVSPELVCSMLHLCSGTRLPALTVHVTQPKDGGFCEVCKKLVGYLDRNLEKNSTKQEILAALEKGCSFLPDPYQKQCDQFVAEYEPVLIEILVEVMDPSFVCLKIGACPSAHKPLLGTEKCVWGPSYWCQNTETAAQCNAVEHCKRHVWN; via the exons CTCTAGCCGGCCCGGTCCTTGGACTGAAAGAATGCACCAGGGGCTCGGCAGTGTGGTGCCAGAATGTGAAGACGGCGTCCGACTGCGGGGCAGTGAAGCACTGCCTGCAGACCGTTTGGAACAAGCCAACAGTG AAATCCCTTCCCTGCGACATATGCAAAGACGTTGTCACCGCAGCTGGTGATATGCTGAAGGACAATGCCACTGAG GAGGAGATCCTTGTTTACTTGGAGAAGACCTGTGACTGGCTTCCGAAACCGAACATGTCTGCTTCGTGCAAGGAGATAGTGGACTCCTACCTCCCTGTCATCCTGGACATCATTAAAGGAGAAATG AGCCGTCCTGGGGAGGTGTGCTCTGCTCTCAACCTCTGCGAGTCTCTCCAGAAGCACCTGGCAGAGCTGAATCACCAGAAGCAGCTGGAGTCCAATAAGATCCCAGAGCTGGACATGACTGAGGTGGTGGCCCCCTTCATGGCCAACATCCCTCTCCTCCTCTACCCTCAGGACGGCCCCCGCAGCAAGCCCCAGCCAAAG GATAATGGGGACGTTTGCCAGGACTGCATTCAGATGGTGACTGACATCCAGACTGCTGTACGGACCAACTCCACCTTTGTCCAGGCCTTGGTGGAACATGTCAAGGAGGAGTGTGACCGCCTGGGCCCTGGCATGGCCGACATA TGCAAGAACTACATCAGCCAGTATTCTGAAATTGCTATCCAGATGATGATGCACATG CAACCCAAGGAGATCTGTGCGCTGGTTGGGTTCTGTGATGAGGTGAAAGAGATGCCCATGCAGACTCTGGTCCCCGCCAAAGTGGCCTCCAAGAATGTCATCCCTGCCCTGGAACTGGTGGAGCCCATTAAG AAGCACGAGGTCCCAGCAAAGTCTGATGTTTACTGTGAGGTGTGTGAATTCCTGGTGAAGGAGGTGACCAAGCTGATTGACAACAACAAGACTGAG AAAGAAATACTCGACGCTTTTGACAAAATGTGCTCGAAGCTGCCGAAGTCCCTGTCGGAAGAGTGCCAGGAGGTGGTGGACACGTACGGCAGCTCCATCCTGTCCATCCTGCTGGAGGAGGTCAGCCCTGAGCTGGTGTGCAGCATGCTGCACCTCTGCTCTGGCACGCGGCTGCCTGCACTGACCG TTCACGTGACTCAGCCAAAGGACGGTGGCTTCTGCGAAGTGTGCAAGAAGCTGGTGGGTTATTTGGATCGCAACCTGGAGAAAAACAGCACCAAGCAGGAGATCCTGGCTGCTCTTGAGAAAGGCTGCAGCTTCCTGCCAGACCCTTACCAGAAGCAG TGTGATCAGTTTGTGGCAGAGTACGAGCCCGTGCTGATCGAGATCCTGGTGGAGGTGATGGATCCTTCCTTCGTGTGCTTG AAAATTGGAGCCTGCCCCTCGGCCCATAAGCCCTTGTTGGGAACTGAGAAGTGTGTATGGGGCCCAAGCTACTGGTGCCAGAACACAGAGACAGCAGCCCAGTGCAAT GCTGTCGAGCATTGCAAACGCCATGTGTGGAACTAG
- the CDH23 gene encoding cadherin-23 isoform X5 — MQSWFQQDPMVGACTTGTRASHPKANPVWLDPFCRNLELAAQAEHEDDLPENLSEIADLWNSPTRTHGTFGREPAAVKPDDDRYLRAAIQEYDNIAKLGQIIREGPIKGSLLKVVLEDYLRLKKLFAQRMVQKASSCHSSISELIQTELDEEPGDHSPGQGSLRFHHKPPVELKGPDGIHVVHGSTGTLLATDLNSLPEEDQKGLGRSLETLTAAEATAFERNARTESAKSTPLHKLRDVIMETPLEITEL; from the exons ATGCAGTCCTGGTTCCAGCAGGATCCTATGGTGGGAGCATGCACCACAGGCACCAGGGCCTCACACCCCAA AGCCAACCCTGTGTGGCTGGATCCCTTCTGTCGGAACCTGGAGCTGGCCGCCCAGGCGGAGCATGAGGATGACCTACCGGAGAACCTGAGTGAGATCGCTGACCTGTGGAACAGCCCCACGCGCACCCAC GGAACTTTTGGGCGTGAGCCAGCAGCTGTCAAGCCTGATGACGACCGATACCTGCGGGCTGCCATCCAGGAGTATGACAACATTGCCAAGCTGGGCCAGATCATTCGTGAGGGGCCAATCAAG GGCTCGCTGCTGAAGGTGGTCCTGGAGGATTACCTGCGGCTCAAAAAGCTCTTTGCACAGCGGATGGTGCAAAAAGCCTCCTCCTGCCACTCCTCCATCTCTGAG CTGATCCAGACTGAGCTGGACGAGGAGCCAGGAGACCACAGCCCAGGGCAGGGTAGCCTGCGCTTCCACCACAAGCCACCAGTGGAGCTCAAGGGGCCCGATGGGATCCATGTGGTACACGGCAGCACGGGCACGCTGCTGGCCACCGACCTCAACAGTCTGCCCGAGGAAGACCAGAAGGGCCTGGGCCGCTCGCTGGAGACGCTGACCGCTGCCGAGGCCACTGCCTTCGAGCGCAACGCCCGCACAGAATCCGCCAAATCCACACCCCTGCACAAACTTCGTGACGTGATCATGGAGACCCCCCTGGAGATCACAGAGCTGTGA